In Methylobacterium aquaticum, the following are encoded in one genomic region:
- the ppx gene encoding exopolyphosphatase: MGLDQTALNEAALARIEPGSPVAIIDIGSNSVRLVAYSGISRAPTPLYNEKVLCGLGRNVLSTGRLNEEAVRRALQALARFRVLCEAMHVGQVFVLATAAARDAENGPAFLEAAQAACGHPIELLSGRREAELSAYGVISGFHAPDGVVGDLGGGSLELVDLRGSAVGSGVTMPLGGLALQDLSGGSLKKARKIAAEALKKAGPQLDTLKGRTFYAVGGTWRALARLHQAARDYRLHVMHGYTIEPNDELSFLQVVEQSDAATLAAVESVSEARRPLLAYGAVVLEELIRSGRPREIAISATGVREGLLYEKLDDAARARDPLLLAAAELNRLRCRSPGHGSELQAWTDAFMASLSTPETADERRLRHAACLLADVGWRTHPDYRGEQSLNVIAHASFVGIDHPGRAYLAVAVFFRHEGVSPEKASPLLRQLAGPRLFEQARLLGAVLRVAFPVSVAMEGILPRTPLAMRDGAVVLTLPQDLRDLASDRLSNRLRGLGRLLGVEARIEIAG; this comes from the coding sequence ATGGGCCTGGATCAGACCGCCCTCAACGAAGCCGCGCTTGCCCGGATCGAGCCGGGCAGCCCCGTCGCGATCATCGATATCGGGTCGAATTCCGTCCGGCTGGTCGCCTATTCGGGCATCAGCCGGGCGCCGACCCCGCTCTACAACGAGAAGGTCCTGTGCGGGCTGGGCCGCAACGTGCTCTCGACCGGCCGCCTCAACGAGGAGGCGGTGCGCCGCGCCCTCCAGGCGCTCGCCCGGTTCCGGGTCCTGTGCGAGGCCATGCATGTCGGCCAGGTCTTCGTGCTGGCCACCGCCGCCGCCCGCGACGCCGAGAACGGCCCGGCCTTCCTGGAGGCCGCGCAGGCCGCCTGCGGCCATCCGATCGAGCTCCTGTCGGGCCGGCGCGAGGCGGAGCTGTCGGCCTACGGCGTCATCTCGGGGTTCCACGCGCCCGACGGCGTGGTGGGCGATCTCGGCGGCGGCAGCCTCGAACTCGTCGACCTGCGCGGCTCGGCGGTCGGCAGCGGCGTGACCATGCCGCTCGGTGGCCTCGCGCTCCAGGATCTCAGCGGCGGCTCGCTCAAGAAAGCCCGCAAGATCGCCGCGGAGGCGCTGAAGAAGGCGGGCCCGCAGCTCGATACCCTCAAGGGCCGCACCTTCTACGCCGTCGGCGGGACCTGGCGGGCGCTCGCGCGCCTGCATCAGGCGGCGCGGGATTACCGCCTGCACGTGATGCACGGCTACACCATCGAGCCGAACGACGAGCTGTCCTTCCTCCAGGTCGTCGAGCAATCCGACGCCGCGACGCTCGCCGCCGTCGAGAGCGTGTCGGAAGCGCGCCGGCCGCTGCTCGCCTACGGCGCGGTGGTGCTCGAGGAGCTGATCCGCTCCGGGCGCCCGCGGGAGATCGCGATCTCGGCCACCGGCGTGCGCGAGGGCCTGCTCTACGAGAAGCTCGACGACGCGGCGCGTGCCCGCGACCCGCTGCTGCTGGCGGCGGCCGAGCTCAACCGCCTGCGCTGCCGCAGCCCCGGCCACGGCTCCGAACTCCAGGCCTGGACCGACGCCTTCATGGCGAGCCTGTCGACGCCGGAGACCGCCGACGAGCGGCGCCTGCGCCACGCCGCGTGCCTCCTCGCCGATGTCGGCTGGCGCACCCATCCGGATTACCGCGGCGAGCAGAGCCTCAACGTCATCGCCCACGCCTCCTTCGTCGGCATCGACCATCCCGGCCGGGCCTATCTGGCGGTGGCGGTGTTCTTCCGCCACGAGGGCGTCTCCCCCGAGAAGGCGAGCCCGCTCCTGCGCCAGCTCGCCGGCCCGCGCCTGTTCGAGCAGGCACGCCTCCTCGGCGCGGTGCTGCGCGTCGCCTTCCCGGTCTCGGTGGCGATGGAGGGCATCCTGCCCCGCACGCCACTGGCGATGCGCGACGGCGCGGTCGTCCTGACCCTTCCGCAGGATCTGCGGGATCTCGCCAGCGACCGCCTCTCGAACCGCCTGCGCGGTCTCGGGCGTCTCCTCGGCGTCGAGGCGCGGATCGAGATCGCGGGGTAG